The uncultured Hyphomonas sp. genome includes a region encoding these proteins:
- a CDS encoding YcxB family protein, which yields MTEPLTVTGLLTTRDVRKLTRLARGGTVGPTAVYYAGVTAPIISASMSVLMRNAMIMVGASPYWQWLVAALVAAFAGIAWYLIFIRWSYRHAHGRGTETRLETSISLEDEALVIRRGGIETRADWGSVTDVSASGGHVTVRLDGAAPLIVPNAWFGKNKAARQAFLARLKEKASS from the coding sequence ATGACTGAGCCGCTCACCGTCACGGGTCTTCTGACCACCAGGGATGTCAGGAAACTGACACGGCTGGCGCGCGGCGGCACAGTCGGGCCGACAGCGGTGTACTATGCCGGTGTGACGGCCCCGATCATTTCCGCCAGCATGTCGGTCCTGATGCGCAATGCGATGATCATGGTTGGGGCCAGTCCTTACTGGCAGTGGCTTGTCGCGGCGCTGGTTGCGGCCTTTGCCGGGATCGCCTGGTACCTGATTTTCATCCGCTGGTCCTATCGCCATGCGCACGGGCGCGGAACGGAAACCAGACTGGAAACCAGCATTTCGCTTGAAGACGAGGCGCTGGTCATCCGGCGTGGAGGCATTGAGACGCGCGCCGACTGGGGCAGTGTCACCGATGTGTCTGCTTCCGGCGGGCATGTTACAGTGCGTCTGGACGGGGCGGCACCGCTGATCGTTCCGAACGCCTGGTTTGGCAAGAACAAGGCCGCGCGCCAGGCTTTCCTGGCCCGGCTCAAAGAGAAGGCTTCATCCTGA
- a CDS encoding SRPBCC domain-containing protein — translation MPATKTHEASRIVFAPEDAIYGVMTDVERLSLWLLPDGEDVRIDTFDLRPGGRFRVAFTPGEDCPVQAINGRFVDIVSDQQIVQVVELESALQGFTGTMRIIWCLEDVPEGTCLRIVARDTPPGLDAEWLTRQFETTLDRLALLVERLPSASIIYSEAGARPC, via the coding sequence ATGCCTGCCACCAAGACCCATGAAGCCTCCCGCATCGTCTTTGCGCCCGAAGACGCGATCTATGGTGTAATGACGGACGTTGAGCGGCTTTCCCTCTGGCTGCTGCCGGATGGCGAAGACGTACGGATCGATACATTCGACCTGCGTCCCGGCGGCCGGTTCCGCGTGGCCTTCACGCCGGGCGAGGACTGCCCCGTTCAGGCGATCAATGGCCGCTTTGTCGACATTGTCAGCGACCAGCAGATTGTGCAGGTCGTGGAACTGGAATCCGCGCTTCAGGGCTTTACCGGCACGATGCGCATCATCTGGTGCCTTGAAGACGTGCCCGAAGGTACCTGCCTGCGGATCGTGGCGCGCGACACACCGCCCGGTCTCGATGCCGAATGGCTGACGCGCCAGTTCGAAACCACACTCGACAGGCTGGCCCTGCTGGTCGAGCGCCTGCCCAGCGCCAGCATCATCTATTCCGAAGCCGGCGCCCGGCCCTGCTAA
- a CDS encoding EAL domain-containing protein, whose product MQDSSTDEYAEKSFWRSRPVLDAGWLIVFFGAILITAIHLEAFGHVVALSAAHENWELDEILTTMMLLPFGLVIYAKRRLNEVRSELRRRHLAEQEASRMALHDPLTGLANRRKAQIEIPLALAQAAQQPVTLVSVDLNRFKPVNDLHGHAIGDELLLAVGARLTNAAGPSASVYRFGGDEFCILVPGRYSEDELLGRIEAISVAFERRFDLTDVSVSVGASIGATTTNDPRVDMDELLAQADAAMYRCKKAGRNGFSFFEAGMEVAALRRAKVEDELRLALAEDRIKAHFQPLVRLEDKAIIGYEALARWCMGDGTCREPEEFISIAEEAGLISDIFFAVLRKAAQAARTWPADLKFSVNLSPVQFNDPWLVERILKILVEEGIQPGRLEVEVTENALVGDFQVARDVLWALKRQGIHISLDDFGTGYSSLRHLSELPFEILKIDRSFIANLSSDATAQTIVRTVTAMAHSLGLTVTAEGIDSVDNATTVADFGCDIGQGFLFGRPEAPSPTEAPGEGEPHLEEGRAVEPAASADASRKRA is encoded by the coding sequence ATGCAAGATTCCTCAACTGACGAATACGCTGAAAAATCGTTCTGGCGATCCCGGCCGGTTCTTGATGCGGGCTGGCTGATCGTCTTTTTCGGCGCGATCCTTATCACGGCGATCCATCTGGAAGCGTTCGGCCATGTTGTTGCTTTGTCTGCCGCCCATGAGAATTGGGAGCTGGATGAAATCCTGACGACCATGATGCTCCTGCCGTTTGGCCTGGTCATTTACGCCAAGCGCCGACTGAATGAGGTGCGGTCGGAACTGCGGCGGCGCCATCTTGCCGAGCAGGAGGCCAGCCGTATGGCGCTTCATGATCCGCTTACGGGTCTGGCGAACCGGCGCAAGGCACAAATCGAGATACCCCTTGCGCTGGCACAGGCGGCGCAGCAGCCGGTGACCCTGGTGTCGGTCGACCTTAACCGCTTCAAACCCGTCAATGATTTGCATGGGCATGCGATCGGGGACGAGTTGCTCCTGGCAGTCGGGGCCCGTTTGACCAATGCAGCGGGACCCTCGGCATCGGTCTACCGGTTTGGCGGAGATGAGTTCTGCATCCTTGTCCCGGGCAGGTATTCCGAGGACGAATTGCTTGGGCGTATCGAAGCGATCTCGGTCGCGTTCGAGCGCCGGTTCGATCTGACGGATGTGTCCGTATCTGTCGGCGCCAGCATTGGTGCGACCACAACAAACGATCCGCGCGTCGACATGGATGAACTTCTGGCCCAGGCAGATGCTGCCATGTACCGGTGCAAAAAGGCGGGCCGGAACGGATTCAGCTTTTTCGAAGCCGGCATGGAAGTCGCTGCGCTGCGCCGTGCCAAGGTTGAGGATGAACTGCGCCTGGCTTTGGCCGAAGACCGGATCAAGGCTCATTTCCAGCCACTTGTCCGGCTCGAGGACAAGGCGATCATCGGATATGAGGCGCTGGCCCGCTGGTGCATGGGGGACGGGACATGCCGAGAACCGGAGGAGTTCATCTCCATCGCAGAAGAAGCCGGGCTGATCTCCGACATATTCTTTGCCGTCTTGCGCAAAGCAGCGCAGGCCGCACGCACCTGGCCCGCAGACCTGAAATTCTCGGTCAATCTTTCCCCGGTGCAGTTCAATGACCCGTGGCTGGTGGAACGGATCCTGAAGATCCTTGTCGAAGAAGGCATCCAGCCCGGCCGATTGGAAGTAGAGGTGACGGAAAATGCGCTGGTCGGAGACTTCCAGGTCGCTCGCGACGTCCTGTGGGCACTGAAACGTCAGGGAATTCACATTTCCCTCGATGACTTCGGGACGGGGTATTCCTCCCTTCGCCATCTCAGTGAGTTGCCCTTCGAGATTCTGAAGATCGACCGTTCCTTCATTGCAAACCTGTCGAGTGATGCCACCGCCCAGACAATTGTCCGTACTGTGACGGCCATGGCGCACAGCCTTGGTTTGACGGTCACGGCGGAGGGAATTGACTCGGTCGATAATGCGACGACGGTTGCCGATTTCGGCTGCGACATCGGGCAAGGCTTCCTGTTTGGCCGTCCGGAGGCCCCATCACCGACCGAAGCGCCTGGTGAAGGCGAGCCGCATCTGGAAGAGGGAAGAGCTGTGGAACCTGCCGCTTCTGCAGACGCGTCCCGCAAACGGGCCTGA
- the rbfA gene encoding 30S ribosome-binding factor RbfA, giving the protein MARKAAPPGMPSQRQLRAGELVRHALTDILSREAFRDPDLEQALITVGEVRCSPDLKHANIFVSPLGDDTDEGRTKLANALNRAAGFLRGRLGREVDLRYTPELHFIADKSYDDATAIDRLLMDPKVRRDVEGE; this is encoded by the coding sequence ATGGCCCGAAAAGCCGCTCCACCCGGAATGCCGTCGCAACGTCAGTTGCGCGCCGGCGAACTCGTACGCCACGCCCTGACGGACATTCTCTCACGCGAAGCGTTCCGTGACCCGGATCTGGAACAGGCCCTGATCACGGTGGGGGAGGTCCGCTGCTCGCCGGATCTCAAGCACGCAAACATTTTTGTGTCGCCGCTGGGCGATGACACGGATGAAGGCCGAACGAAACTGGCCAATGCGCTCAACCGGGCGGCCGGCTTCCTGCGTGGCCGTCTCGGCCGGGAAGTGGACCTGCGTTATACGCCGGAACTGCACTTCATCGCGGACAAGTCCTATGACGATGCCACCGCGATCGACCGTCTCCTGATGGACCCGAAGGTCCGCCGGGATGTGGAAGGCGAATAG
- a CDS encoding RNA-binding protein, which translates to MMKPHPKSDVAVTGTEGNAADGSEASVRQCAVTRERLGKEALVRFGLSPDGVVTPDVAEKLPGRGVWIKADRAVLAEAVKKNAFARAFKTSVQVPDGLPDTVEGLLVQRFVGLLGMAKKGGDVVLGFDQVYAALQKRPPGLMLEASDGAEDGRSKLYFLAKGLYSGVQVAGALTSAELGMAFGRERVIHGLVRKGPFAKALKAAYARLAGFRERPELNWFADQDR; encoded by the coding sequence ATGATGAAGCCGCACCCGAAGAGTGATGTCGCGGTAACCGGCACTGAAGGAAATGCTGCGGACGGGAGCGAGGCTTCCGTCCGTCAGTGTGCCGTCACGCGTGAGCGTCTCGGCAAGGAAGCGCTTGTGCGCTTCGGACTTTCGCCCGATGGCGTCGTGACGCCGGATGTGGCGGAGAAGCTTCCCGGGCGCGGAGTCTGGATCAAGGCAGACCGCGCCGTTCTGGCGGAAGCGGTGAAGAAGAATGCGTTTGCCCGCGCATTCAAGACATCCGTCCAGGTGCCGGACGGCCTTCCGGATACGGTGGAAGGCTTGCTGGTGCAGCGCTTCGTCGGCCTGCTGGGCATGGCGAAGAAGGGCGGGGACGTGGTGCTTGGCTTCGATCAGGTGTATGCCGCCCTGCAAAAGCGGCCTCCGGGGCTGATGCTGGAGGCATCTGACGGTGCAGAAGATGGCCGTTCGAAGCTGTATTTCCTTGCGAAAGGACTATATAGCGGGGTGCAAGTTGCGGGTGCCCTGACATCGGCTGAATTGGGCATGGCATTCGGACGTGAGCGTGTGATACACGGTCTCGTCCGCAAGGGGCCTTTCGCCAAAGCTCTGAAGGCCGCGTATGCGCGCCTTGCCGGGTTTCGGGAGAGGCCGGAGCTGAACTGGTTTGCGGATCAGGATCGGTAG
- the pnp gene encoding polyribonucleotide nucleotidyltransferase, producing MFNKQSVSLEWAGRTLTIETGQVARQADGAVMVTYGDTVLLATAVFAKEAKPGQDFFPLTVNYQEKYYASGRIPGGYFKREGRPTEKETLTSRLIDRPIRPLFVSGFKHEVQVVLTAVSYDLENDPDILGMIGASAALVLSGAPFMGPIGAARVGYKDGEYLINPSQMDLEESELDLVVAGTADAVMMVESQAKELSEDVMLGAVVAGHDAMQPVINAIIDLAEKAAKAPFDFEPVDNSAAVASIQGIVGGDLSAAYKITDKLSRQAAVGEARDKAKAALVGTEEAPGEMTAEVFKAAFKETEAAVVRGDILKTGERIDGRKLDQVRPIVAEAGFLPRTHGSSLFTRGETQAICVATLGTSDDEQYIDSLDGTRKENFLLHYNFPPYSVGETGRMGGAGRREIGHGKLAWRALKAVLPDHAEFPYTIRLVSEITESNGSSSMATVCGCSLAMMDAGVPVKRPVSGIAMGLILEGEEFAVLSDILGDEDHLGDMDFKVAGTEVGVTSLQMDIKVAGITKDIMEKALAQANGGRLHILDKMAEALGESRGQLSDNAPQMEIIKVPTDKIRDVIGSGGKVIRGIVDESGAKVNIDDDGTVQVSALDRASIDKALQMIKEIVAEPEVGEIYQGTVVGLKDFGAFVNFFGPKDGLVHVSQMANERVGHPKDVVKEGDKVWVKLLGFDDRGKVRLSMKHVDQETGKEISEDKGGEEE from the coding sequence ATGTTTAACAAGCAATCCGTGTCGCTGGAATGGGCCGGCCGCACGCTGACGATTGAAACGGGCCAGGTGGCCCGCCAGGCCGATGGCGCCGTTATGGTGACGTATGGCGACACGGTCCTCCTCGCCACGGCCGTCTTTGCAAAGGAAGCCAAGCCCGGACAGGACTTCTTCCCGCTGACGGTCAACTACCAGGAAAAATACTACGCTTCGGGCCGCATCCCGGGTGGCTACTTCAAGCGTGAAGGCCGTCCGACCGAGAAAGAGACGCTGACCTCGCGCCTCATCGACCGCCCGATCCGCCCGCTGTTCGTTTCCGGCTTCAAGCATGAAGTCCAGGTCGTGCTGACCGCTGTGTCCTACGATCTCGAGAACGATCCGGACATCCTCGGCATGATCGGCGCCTCTGCCGCGCTCGTCCTCTCCGGCGCCCCGTTCATGGGCCCGATCGGCGCAGCCCGCGTCGGCTACAAGGATGGCGAATACCTCATCAACCCGAGCCAGATGGACCTTGAAGAGTCCGAGCTGGACCTCGTCGTCGCCGGTACGGCCGACGCCGTGATGATGGTGGAATCGCAGGCCAAGGAACTCTCCGAGGACGTGATGCTGGGCGCCGTTGTCGCCGGCCATGACGCCATGCAGCCGGTGATCAATGCGATCATCGATCTGGCCGAGAAAGCCGCCAAGGCCCCGTTCGACTTCGAGCCGGTGGACAATTCCGCCGCTGTCGCATCGATCCAGGGCATTGTCGGCGGCGACCTCTCCGCTGCCTACAAGATCACCGACAAGCTGTCGCGCCAGGCCGCCGTTGGCGAAGCCCGCGACAAGGCGAAAGCCGCGCTCGTCGGCACCGAGGAAGCCCCGGGCGAGATGACGGCTGAAGTGTTCAAGGCCGCCTTCAAGGAAACCGAGGCCGCTGTGGTCCGCGGTGATATCCTGAAGACCGGCGAGCGCATCGACGGCCGCAAGCTGGACCAGGTTCGCCCGATCGTGGCCGAAGCCGGCTTCCTGCCGCGTACGCACGGTTCCTCGCTGTTCACCCGCGGTGAAACGCAGGCGATCTGTGTGGCAACGCTCGGGACGTCCGACGACGAACAATATATCGACAGCCTGGACGGCACCCGGAAGGAAAACTTCCTGCTGCACTACAACTTCCCGCCTTACTCCGTTGGTGAGACCGGCCGGATGGGGGGTGCAGGCCGCCGCGAAATCGGCCACGGCAAGCTCGCATGGCGCGCGCTGAAAGCCGTGCTGCCGGATCACGCGGAATTCCCGTACACGATCCGTCTCGTCTCCGAGATCACCGAGTCCAACGGCTCGTCCTCGATGGCGACGGTCTGCGGCTGCTCGCTGGCCATGATGGATGCCGGCGTGCCGGTGAAGCGTCCGGTCTCCGGTATCGCCATGGGCCTGATCCTGGAAGGCGAAGAGTTCGCCGTCCTCTCCGACATCCTGGGTGACGAAGACCACCTCGGCGACATGGACTTCAAGGTCGCTGGTACCGAGGTCGGCGTGACCTCGCTCCAGATGGACATCAAGGTTGCCGGCATCACCAAGGACATCATGGAGAAAGCCCTCGCCCAGGCGAATGGCGGCCGCCTGCACATCCTCGACAAGATGGCGGAAGCCCTCGGCGAAAGCCGCGGCCAGCTTTCCGACAACGCCCCGCAGATGGAAATCATCAAGGTGCCGACCGACAAGATCCGCGACGTGATCGGTTCGGGCGGCAAGGTGATCCGCGGCATCGTGGACGAGTCCGGCGCCAAGGTGAACATCGACGATGATGGCACCGTGCAGGTCTCCGCGCTTGACCGCGCCTCCATCGACAAGGCCCTGCAGATGATCAAGGAGATCGTTGCAGAGCCGGAAGTCGGCGAGATCTATCAGGGCACGGTCGTTGGCCTGAAAGACTTCGGCGCCTTCGTGAACTTCTTCGGTCCGAAGGACGGCCTCGTCCACGTGTCGCAGATGGCGAACGAGCGCGTTGGCCATCCGAAAGACGTGGTCAAGGAAGGCGACAAGGTCTGGGTCAAGCTGCTCGGCTTCGACGATCGCGGCAAAGTCCGCCTGTCGATGAAGCATGTCGACCAGGAGACCGGCAAGGAAATCTCCGAAGACAAGGGCGGCGAAGAGGAATAA
- a CDS encoding SLATT domain-containing protein, which translates to MDQNSQAESGSDARSILEGQIRECFGRVVYSHKTHEKCADILLARLSTIKLTQIILSSITTASFFVVILGNSKAGAIIGVVISTVLLVLHAYTKNYDLGELAQKHRQAAADIWLIREEYISLLTDLRAARLSLEKLGTRRDELLERLHAIYTGAPSTTVAAYRSAQKALQTQEDMTFSDQEIDAFLPNSLHQKT; encoded by the coding sequence TTGGATCAAAATTCCCAAGCTGAGTCTGGTTCTGATGCTCGCTCAATCTTAGAAGGTCAGATCCGAGAATGTTTTGGTCGTGTGGTTTATTCTCACAAGACACATGAAAAGTGTGCAGACATCCTCTTAGCTCGACTAAGCACCATAAAACTAACTCAGATCATCCTGTCCTCAATCACCACAGCAAGTTTTTTTGTTGTAATTCTCGGGAACAGCAAAGCGGGCGCGATAATTGGAGTTGTGATCTCTACTGTTTTGTTGGTGTTGCACGCCTACACGAAGAACTATGATCTTGGCGAACTTGCCCAAAAGCATCGGCAAGCGGCAGCTGATATATGGCTAATCCGCGAAGAGTACATCTCGCTTTTAACTGACCTTAGAGCAGCACGATTATCTCTCGAAAAGCTTGGCACAAGGCGAGATGAACTACTTGAACGCCTTCACGCTATATACACTGGAGCGCCGAGCACGACTGTAGCTGCTTATCGTAGCGCACAAAAAGCGCTTCAAACCCAAGAAGACATGACCTTTTCCGATCAAGAGATAGACGCCTTTCTTCCAAATTCACTACACCAGAAAACATAA
- the truB gene encoding tRNA pseudouridine(55) synthase TruB: MARQRKRKGDPVTGWLNLFKPVDMTSTQAVAILKRRFNAAKVGHGGTLDPLADGILPIAFGEATKTVQWAMDAEKEYVFTIRWGISTASQDAEGEATATSDARPTREQVEDILKNYVGTIEQVPPKYSAIKVDGQRAYDLAREGEDFELKAREVDVFEAAVIGMPDADHTVIHVTSGKGFYVRAMARDLAFDLGCEGHISQLRRTRVGNFGAAQAVPISRIEETEDKAELLALLQPVQAVLGDFPQLAITRAEAANVRQGRDIQLMPHLVEQWRAERLEDDRTALVICDGHAVAMGEVRAGRFEPARVFVA, encoded by the coding sequence TTGGCGAGACAGCGCAAGCGCAAGGGCGATCCGGTCACCGGGTGGCTGAACCTGTTCAAACCGGTCGACATGACCTCCACCCAGGCCGTGGCGATCCTGAAGCGCCGCTTCAATGCCGCGAAAGTCGGCCATGGCGGCACGCTTGATCCGCTGGCAGACGGTATCCTGCCGATTGCCTTCGGTGAGGCGACCAAGACCGTCCAGTGGGCGATGGACGCCGAGAAGGAATATGTCTTCACCATCCGCTGGGGCATTTCCACCGCCAGCCAGGACGCGGAAGGGGAGGCGACGGCGACCTCCGATGCGCGGCCCACACGCGAACAGGTCGAGGACATCCTCAAGAATTATGTCGGCACGATCGAACAGGTGCCGCCGAAATATTCTGCCATCAAGGTGGATGGCCAGCGCGCTTACGACCTTGCCCGCGAGGGCGAGGATTTCGAACTGAAGGCCCGTGAAGTGGACGTGTTCGAGGCCGCCGTCATCGGCATGCCGGATGCGGACCACACGGTCATCCACGTCACCTCCGGCAAGGGCTTCTACGTCCGGGCCATGGCGCGTGACCTGGCGTTCGACCTTGGCTGCGAGGGCCATATCAGCCAGCTGCGGCGCACGCGGGTCGGCAATTTCGGCGCCGCGCAGGCCGTGCCCATCTCCAGAATCGAGGAGACCGAGGACAAGGCCGAGCTGCTGGCCCTGCTGCAGCCGGTACAGGCCGTGCTGGGCGACTTCCCGCAACTGGCCATCACGCGCGCCGAAGCCGCCAATGTACGTCAGGGCCGCGACATCCAGCTGATGCCCCACCTTGTGGAACAGTGGCGGGCCGAGCGGCTGGAGGATGACCGCACGGCGCTGGTGATTTGCGACGGCCATGCCGTGGCGATGGGCGAAGTGCGCGCCGGGCGGTTTGAGCCGGCCCGCGTGTTCGTGGCGTAA
- the infB gene encoding translation initiation factor IF-2 has product MSDTKDTGGNSGGRKPLTVSRKTSGTVKQSFSHGRSKQVVVETKKRRTVGPGGSSGSEGGSAPASGSGKGEPSLEQKLKAIAAQRGITVAELIAQQKALAERKAQQNAREKEIQKDKAAQERLRSEQERKLQEQKEREEAEARRKAEEEARKAAEAAEKERAERASKSSRAKSDFQPAQGGPEPAAEESSSRGKRGKSSRDDRNDRSRNDAPSRGGRGGDSRRRGKLTITSALGDDADRQRSLASVRRARERERERRGGGGNEREKVSVEVTLPETITLQDLAGRMNERVADVVKFMIQQGEMLRGNDIIDADTAELIAEEFGHTVKRVAESDVEIGLEGAEDDPKDLESRPPIVTIMGHVDHGKTSLLDALRKTDVVAGEAGGITQHIGAYQVKLKSGERITFLDTPGHAAFTAMRARGATATDIAIIVVAADDSVMPQTIESINHAKAAGVPIIIAVNKSDLETADPNKVLTDLLQHDVQVESMGGETQSVAVSAKTGLGLDELTDAISLQAELLELKANPNRDADGIVVESQLDKGRGPVATVLVKRGTLKRGDIVVAGTQWGKVRALVDERGQQLKDAGPSQPVEVLGLDGAPDPGEAFVVVDTEARAREITDYRVRTKRQVAGKAGAAARASLDQLLTKLKEGSVETSELPVVVKGDVQGSVEAISQSLDKLSTEEVRARVIHGAVGGISESDVLLAKSSEAPIFAFNVRANKQARDLAEKEGVEIRYYSVIYDLIDDVKATLSGMLAPEKRETFIGYAEILEVFNITKVGKVAGCRITEGKVLRGCGVRLLRDDVVIHEGKLKTLKRFKDEVNEVSSGMECGMAFERYDDIRVGDKIECFQVEEIARTLD; this is encoded by the coding sequence ATGAGCGATACGAAAGACACTGGTGGCAATTCGGGCGGGCGCAAGCCGCTCACTGTTTCCCGCAAGACATCGGGGACGGTGAAGCAGAGCTTCAGCCATGGCCGGTCCAAACAGGTCGTCGTGGAGACGAAGAAGCGCCGGACCGTGGGTCCGGGCGGATCCAGCGGCTCTGAAGGCGGCAGCGCGCCTGCTTCCGGTTCCGGCAAGGGAGAGCCGTCGCTCGAGCAGAAGCTGAAGGCGATTGCCGCTCAGCGCGGGATCACCGTCGCCGAGCTGATCGCGCAGCAGAAGGCGCTGGCCGAACGCAAGGCCCAGCAGAACGCGCGCGAGAAAGAGATCCAGAAGGACAAGGCCGCCCAGGAGCGCCTCCGGTCCGAACAGGAGCGCAAGCTCCAGGAACAGAAAGAACGCGAAGAGGCCGAAGCCCGCCGCAAGGCTGAGGAAGAGGCCCGCAAGGCGGCTGAAGCGGCCGAGAAGGAGCGTGCCGAGCGCGCGTCCAAGTCTTCCCGTGCGAAGTCCGACTTCCAGCCTGCCCAGGGTGGGCCGGAGCCGGCAGCTGAAGAAAGCAGCAGCCGCGGCAAGCGTGGCAAGTCCAGCCGTGACGACCGCAATGACCGGTCGCGCAACGACGCGCCGTCCCGCGGCGGTCGCGGGGGCGATTCCCGCCGTCGTGGCAAGCTGACCATCACCTCGGCCCTCGGCGACGACGCCGACCGCCAGCGGTCCCTCGCTTCGGTCCGCCGGGCGCGTGAGCGTGAGCGTGAACGCCGCGGTGGCGGTGGAAATGAGCGCGAGAAGGTCTCGGTTGAGGTCACGCTGCCGGAAACCATCACGCTGCAGGACCTTGCCGGCCGGATGAACGAGCGCGTCGCGGACGTCGTGAAGTTCATGATCCAGCAGGGCGAGATGCTGCGCGGCAATGACATTATCGATGCCGACACGGCCGAACTGATCGCCGAGGAATTCGGCCACACGGTGAAGCGTGTTGCGGAATCCGACGTCGAAATCGGTCTGGAAGGGGCAGAGGACGATCCGAAGGATCTGGAGTCGCGCCCGCCGATCGTCACGATCATGGGCCATGTCGACCACGGCAAGACCTCGCTGCTCGATGCGCTTCGCAAGACCGATGTGGTTGCCGGTGAAGCCGGCGGCATTACCCAGCACATCGGTGCCTATCAGGTGAAGCTGAAGTCGGGTGAGCGGATCACCTTCCTCGACACGCCGGGCCACGCTGCCTTCACGGCGATGCGCGCCCGCGGCGCCACGGCGACCGATATCGCGATCATCGTGGTGGCCGCCGACGACTCGGTGATGCCGCAGACGATTGAATCCATCAATCATGCCAAGGCGGCTGGTGTTCCGATCATCATCGCGGTCAACAAGAGCGATCTTGAAACCGCCGATCCGAACAAGGTGCTGACAGACCTGCTGCAACACGATGTGCAGGTCGAAAGCATGGGCGGTGAAACCCAGTCCGTCGCCGTGTCGGCGAAGACCGGCCTGGGCCTTGATGAGCTGACGGATGCGATCTCGCTGCAGGCAGAACTGCTTGAGCTGAAAGCCAACCCGAACCGCGACGCCGATGGCATCGTGGTGGAAAGCCAGCTGGACAAGGGCCGCGGCCCGGTCGCAACGGTGCTGGTGAAGCGCGGCACGCTGAAGCGCGGCGACATCGTCGTTGCAGGCACCCAATGGGGCAAGGTTCGTGCCCTGGTCGACGAGCGCGGCCAGCAGCTGAAGGATGCCGGCCCGTCCCAGCCGGTTGAGGTGCTCGGCCTCGATGGTGCGCCCGATCCGGGTGAGGCCTTCGTGGTCGTCGACACCGAAGCCCGCGCCCGCGAGATCACGGACTACCGTGTCCGGACGAAGCGCCAGGTTGCCGGCAAGGCCGGGGCCGCTGCGCGTGCCTCGCTGGACCAGCTGCTGACCAAGCTGAAAGAGGGATCTGTCGAAACGTCCGAACTGCCGGTCGTCGTCAAAGGCGACGTGCAGGGCTCGGTCGAGGCGATCAGCCAGTCGCTGGACAAGCTGTCGACGGAAGAAGTCCGCGCCCGTGTCATTCACGGCGCCGTGGGCGGTATTTCGGAAAGCGACGTCCTGCTCGCCAAATCCTCCGAAGCACCGATCTTCGCGTTCAACGTCCGTGCCAACAAGCAGGCACGCGACCTCGCAGAGAAGGAAGGCGTGGAAATCCGCTACTATTCGGTGATCTACGACCTGATCGACGATGTGAAGGCGACCCTGTCGGGCATGCTGGCACCGGAGAAGCGCGAGACCTTCATCGGCTATGCCGAGATCCTCGAAGTCTTCAACATCACCAAGGTTGGCAAGGTGGCCGGTTGCCGGATCACCGAGGGCAAGGTTCTCCGCGGTTGCGGCGTGCGCCTGCTGCGCGACGATGTCGTGATCCACGAAGGCAAGCTGAAGACGCTGAAACGCTTCAAGGACGAAGTGAACGAAGTGTCCTCCGGCATGGAATGCGGCATGGCATTCGAGCGCTATGACGATATCCGCGTCGGTGACAAGATCGAATGCTTCCAGGTTGAGGAAATCGCAAGGACGCTCGACTAA
- the rpsO gene encoding 30S ribosomal protein S15, with translation MSITAEKKAELITKFAVKPGDTGSPEVQVAILTERINNLTEHFKSNKKDNHSRRGLLAMVATRRKLLDYVKGKDEARYSKLITELGIRR, from the coding sequence ATGTCGATTACCGCTGAGAAAAAAGCAGAGCTCATCACGAAATTCGCCGTCAAACCGGGCGATACGGGCTCTCCGGAAGTGCAGGTCGCGATCCTGACCGAACGGATCAACAATCTGACCGAGCACTTCAAGTCCAACAAGAAGGACAACCACTCCCGCCGCGGCCTGCTGGCCATGGTGGCAACGCGCAGAAAGCTGCTTGATTACGTCAAGGGCAAGGATGAGGCGCGCTACAGCAAACTCATCACTGAACTGGGCATCCGCCGCTAG